AATAATGGTTGAGGAGATGCCCTTCGACAAGCTCAGGGCGACAGGCTCAGGGCGACGAAAGAGGAGACAGAGGGTGGAGAAGTGCAAATAAAATGCATAAAAGTGAACCAAAACGGAACTAAACGGAACTAAAATGGAAGCGGGAATCGTTAAAAATCAATGGGTTATGAAACACCCCCCCTACCCAGTAAAGTAAACTTAAAGGGAGGCTCGATATGAGGAATAAAAAGGGATGATGGATAATGCAAGCATTTGACAAAACATGGGGGTTAAAAATATAATTTATTATTAAAAATTTTTCGGGAGGATTAAATGGCAGAAGGTATTATGGATGTGACCTCATTGACATGGGATAAAGAGGTATTAGGCGAGGAAGGGCTCGTTATGGTAGATTTCTGGGCAATCTGGTGTGGCCCATGTAGGATAGTTGCTCCTGCGGTGGAGGAGCTTGCAAAAGAATATACAGGTAAAGTAAAGGTCACGAAGCTAAACACAGACGATAACCCGGATGTGGCAAGCAAATATAAAATTATGGGCATACCAACAATCATGTTTTTTAAGGCTGGACAGAGATTAGACCAGATAGTGGGCGCGGTTCCTAAGGGACAGCTTAAAGCAAAAATAGATGCCCTACTCGGTTCATGACCCAAAGGCTATTTTACTCGTTAGCAAATAAATGGGGTTTGTTTTTCTTTTCTTTGCTTTTGCTTTTTTCAGCCTGCGAAAAGAAAAGCCTTGAAAAAGGCGATAAGGCACCTGATTTCTTACTCATGGACATCGATGGCAAACCATATAGTTTAGCAGAGCAAAAAGGAAATGTAGTGGTGTTGGAGTTCTGGGCAACATGGTGTGGCCCATGCAAAGACTCGATTCCAGATCTGGTCTCATTACACGAAAGATACAAGGACAAAGGTGTTGCTATATTTGGACTCTCGGTTGACGAAGATGTCTCTTCGCTAAAGACTTTTGTGGAAGCTTACAGCATTCCCTACAGAATACTTTACGATGACAAAAATATCAGTCGCCTTTATAAGGTGGGGAGCATACCGTCAACCTTTGTGATTGACAAAAAGGGCAGGGTTATGGGTAAGCACTCAGGGTATCTGCCTAATATGTTTGAAATCCTCTCTAAAGAGATAGAGGTAGGGCTATAGCATGTTTGAGGCACTAAGCGAAAAATTAGAGGCAATATTCAAAAAACTCAAGGGCAGGGGGCTTCTCAAAGAGGAAGATGTCGAAACTGCCATGAAAGAGGTAAGGGTTGCGCTTCTTGAGGCAGATGTAAATTACAAGGTAGTAAAGGACTTTACAGCCCGCATAAAGGAAAGGGCAGTTGGGAAAGAGGTCATGGAAAGCCTCACCCCTGGGCAACAGGTCGTAAAGATTGTGCATGACGAACTCTGCCGGCTCTTAGGAGGCTTCACAAGCAAGATTCATCTTTCTCCGAATCCGCCTACAGTGATAATGATGGTCGGACTTCATGGCTCAGGGAAAACGACTACCTCTGCAAAACTTGCCCTTCTTTTCAAAAAAGAAGGCAGAAGGCCCATGCTCGTTGCAGGGGACCTTCAGAGGCCTGCGGCAATAGAGCAATTGATAACATTGGGCTCTGAGATTAATATCCCTGTGTTTTACTCAAAGGACATTAAAGACCCTGCGCTTTTATGCGCTCAGTCCATAAAGAAAGCAACGCTGGATGGAAGGGACATACTCATACTGGACACGGCAGGAAGGCTTCACATAGACAATGCACTGATGCAGGAGCTAAGAGGGGTAAAGGAAAAGACCTCTCCTAAGGAGACCCTGTTTGTGGCTGATGCAATGACAGGACAGGACGCAGTCAACATTGCAAAGGGCTTCAATGAAGGAATTGGCATCGATGGAATAATACTTACGAAGATGGATGGAGATGCACGGGGAGGCGCTGCGCTTTCTATAAAGGCTATCACCGAAAAGCCAATAAAATTCATAGGCGTGGGTGAAAAAATAGATATGATCGAGCCGTTTCATCCCGAAAGGATTGCAGGGACGATACTGGGCATGGGCGATGTCCTGACCCTCATAGAAAAGGCTCAGACCGCATTCGACAGCAAAGAGGCTCAAAGGCTTAAAGACAGGATTCTCAAAGAGACATTTACCTTTAATGACCTCAGGGAACAGCTTAAAAAGCTAAGAGGCATGGGCTCTCTGGAAAGCATACTCGGCATGATACCAGGCATGGGCAAGCTAAAAGGCTTGAAGGTAGATGAAAGAGAGTTTATAAAGACGGAAGCCATCATAAACTCAATGACGCCTGAGGAAAGAACAAACGCAGATATAATAAACGGCTCAAGAAGAAGAAGAATCGCAATGGGCTCTGGTAGTACGGTGACGGATGTAAATAGGGTCCTAAAGCAATACCTCGAGATGAAAAAGATGCTTAAGCTTTTCAAGAAGGGCAAGATGCCTAAGTTTATGCCGTTTTAAATCTTATTTAGCTGCGAATCCTCGTAAATTCCTCATCGGCAACTGTAAGACAACCAGACAGTAAATCAAGAGAGTAATCTTTAAGCACTTTTCTCAAAACCCTTTCGACTGCAAACTTCCCTTTCCCTTTAGGCCTGAGAAGTAAAATGCCGGGATGACTTTTAGGTGGGAATTTTCTTATATCCGAAAAATCCGTGTCTAAGGTGATAAAGAACCGTTTCGCAGCACACACCTTCTCCCATATCGCATTATCACTACTACCTGATAAGCCTTCATCCGTTACCCTATCTACTTCATGACCATATTCTTTAAGTATAGCTACATGCAGTAACCCAAGATTTTCATCCAGCTTGACCTTCATCTAAGTGGTAAGAGTTCTTCCTCTTTTGCAAGTTCAGCCGCATAAACTATTGCTGCCTTGACATCGTCCAGCGTTAAGGGGGGGTACTCGGAGACTATTTCTTCGGGAGTTGCTCCTTCGGCAAGGTTATCAAGGATTACCGTTACCATAATACGAGTGCCTTTTATGCAGGGCTTTCCATGACATACAGCAGGGTCAATCGCTATCCTATTTAATAATTCAGGCTTCATTTATTTCTCCTTTGCACTGATTTTAAACTCAGTCTTTTCTTAACCCTTATCCTCTTTACAATCCTTGTAAATTAATATTAGAGCAACGATAAACAGTATTAAAACTCCCATAGATAAAATTGGATATTCGCTAAGTAACTTCTGAGAAGCTATTCGAGCTGACATTATCTTCAGCATCTCCAGCATCTTAAAATGCCATTTTCACTCGGCTATCTGCCCCGGATTCATTGCCTCCTTAAGTACCTTACCCACTTTAAATCTTATTGCCTTTTTTTGAGGCACCTCGACTGTCTCGCCTGTCTTTGGGTTTCTTGCCTTTCTGGGTTTCATTTCCTTGAGCCTGAAATTTCCAAACCCTCTTATCTCCACCTTCTCACCTCTCTGGAGGGCAGACTTTATGCTTTCAAATACCGTGTCAATAACTATCTCTGTCTGCTTGATGGTCAGCCCACCAGCTTTTTCCGAGACCTTTTCGATAAGCATCGACCTTGTCATATAGAAGACCTCCTAAGGCATAAGCATATATTTTATATTTAGCGAAGGGATCATATCCCTGAGCTCTTCTTTCAGGTTTCCCCTTAACAAAGAAAGGAGACTGAATTTGTCTTTTTTGGTGACTACCTCTGGCTTTCCTTTTATGCCTGCAAGTGTTGCGGCAAGATTTATTGCATCCTCAAGATTGCCAAGCTCATCCACTAATCCAAGCTCCCTTGCCTGCCTTCCTGTGAAGACCCTTCCATCAGCCATATCCCTGACCTTTTCTATAGGTATCTTTCTTCCCTCCGAAACTGCCTTTATGAACTGCTCATGAACATCATCGAGAACTCCCTGAAGTATTTTTCTTTGGTTATCTCTCAGTTTTCTGAATGCAGAAGCCATATCTTTGTATTTTCCACTCTTTACGACCTCTGTCTTTACGCCAATCTTATTCATAAGCCCCTCGATATTTGGTATCTC
The window above is part of the Nitrospirota bacterium genome. Proteins encoded here:
- the trxA gene encoding thioredoxin codes for the protein MAEGIMDVTSLTWDKEVLGEEGLVMVDFWAIWCGPCRIVAPAVEELAKEYTGKVKVTKLNTDDNPDVASKYKIMGIPTIMFFKAGQRLDQIVGAVPKGQLKAKIDALLGS
- a CDS encoding TlpA family protein disulfide reductase, with the translated sequence MTQRLFYSLANKWGLFFFSLLLLFSACEKKSLEKGDKAPDFLLMDIDGKPYSLAEQKGNVVVLEFWATWCGPCKDSIPDLVSLHERYKDKGVAIFGLSVDEDVSSLKTFVEAYSIPYRILYDDKNISRLYKVGSIPSTFVIDKKGRVMGKHSGYLPNMFEILSKEIEVGL
- the ffh gene encoding signal recognition particle protein, with translation MFEALSEKLEAIFKKLKGRGLLKEEDVETAMKEVRVALLEADVNYKVVKDFTARIKERAVGKEVMESLTPGQQVVKIVHDELCRLLGGFTSKIHLSPNPPTVIMMVGLHGSGKTTTSAKLALLFKKEGRRPMLVAGDLQRPAAIEQLITLGSEINIPVFYSKDIKDPALLCAQSIKKATLDGRDILILDTAGRLHIDNALMQELRGVKEKTSPKETLFVADAMTGQDAVNIAKGFNEGIGIDGIILTKMDGDARGGAALSIKAITEKPIKFIGVGEKIDMIEPFHPERIAGTILGMGDVLTLIEKAQTAFDSKEAQRLKDRILKETFTFNDLREQLKKLRGMGSLESILGMIPGMGKLKGLKVDEREFIKTEAIINSMTPEERTNADIINGSRRRRIAMGSGSTVTDVNRVLKQYLEMKKMLKLFKKGKMPKFMPF
- a CDS encoding DUF5615 family PIN-like protein produces the protein MKVKLDENLGLLHVAILKEYGHEVDRVTDEGLSGSSDNAIWEKVCAAKRFFITLDTDFSDIRKFPPKSHPGILLLRPKGKGKFAVERVLRKVLKDYSLDLLSGCLTVADEEFTRIRS
- a CDS encoding DUF433 domain-containing protein, coding for MKPELLNRIAIDPAVCHGKPCIKGTRIMVTVILDNLAEGATPEEIVSEYPPLTLDDVKAAIVYAAELAKEEELLPLR
- a CDS encoding integration host factor subunit beta, producing MTRSMLIEKVSEKAGGLTIKQTEIVIDTVFESIKSALQRGEKVEIRGFGNFRLKEMKPRKARNPKTGETVEVPQKKAIRFKVGKVLKEAMNPGQIAE
- the sppA gene encoding signal peptide peptidase SppA, with amino-acid sequence MRKLCLILLGLFLFAIIISLLITLSSKSPLRDKVAVVRIEGPMFDSKDAIEELNKYVEEPSIKAIVIRVDSPGGAVAPAQEIYEEVKKAVLKKKVVVSMGSVAASGGYYVSAPATKVVANPGTLTGSIGVIMEIPNIEGLMNKIGVKTEVVKSGKYKDMASAFRKLRDNQRKILQGVLDDVHEQFIKAVSEGRKIPIEKVRDMADGRVFTGRQARELGLVDELGNLEDAINLAATLAGIKGKPEVVTKKDKFSLLSLLRGNLKEELRDMIPSLNIKYMLMP